From a single Solenopsis invicta isolate M01_SB chromosome 6, UNIL_Sinv_3.0, whole genome shotgun sequence genomic region:
- the LOC105200557 gene encoding gamma-1-syntrophin isoform X3 produces the protein MRINATKMSTPIEEKIDQKLKVRTGMVTVSDGKSKPVPMRLHLSMEVLKLQREDLEQAANHNKPPLDAKERMVQITRQKVGGLGLSIKGGAEHKLPVLISRIYKGQAADQCGQLFVGDAIIKVNGEYITACNHDDAVNILRNAGDIVVLTVKHYRAAKPFLQKNEKEEKLDNVANGTAEDGWISPNRQSGSPRCSHSRQSSNASSSSMQYKRWVDVITVPLMMAYVTRYIFGTDKLRRNAFEVRGLNGARTGVIHCDDSAILSQWLKYITDNITGLTHLQMKLYNRNFGVGERIEYMGWVNEAVSNSNQPWQSYRPRFLALKGPDLLLFETPPCNIGDWSRCALTFKVYQTMFRVMRESENVDERQHCFLAQSPGKPPRYLSVETRQELLRVEAAWHTAICSAVTYLKSKTFPVTFNSRSAGLTLEWTQGFTLSYEGIGEIAWRYKFSQLRGSSDDGKSRLKLHFQEPDSIAIETKELECSQLQNLLFCMHAFLTAKVAAVDPTFLTSTTP, from the exons ATGAGAATCAACGCGACGAAGATGAGCACTCCGATCGAGGAGAAGATTGACCAGAAGTTGAAG GTGCGGACGGGGATGGTTACAGTTAGCGATGGGAAAAGCAAACCCGTGCCGATGCGTTTGCACTTATCTATGGAGGTATTGAAGCTTCAACGGGAGGATCTCGAG CAGGCAGCGAATCACAATAAGCCACCTTTGGACGCTAAGGAGCGTATGGTGCAAATCACCAGGCAGAAGGTCGGTGGTTTGGGGCTAAGTATAAAGGGCGGAGCGGAACATAAGCTTCCAGTACTCATATCGAGGATCTATAAGGGTCAGGCCGCCGATCAGTGCGGCCAGCTCTTTGTAGGAGACGCAATTATTAAAG TGAACGGCGAGTATATTACGGCTTGCAACCATGACGACGCTGTCAATATTTTGAGGAATGCTGGTGATATAGTAGTTCTAACGGTCAAACATTATCGAGCGGCCAAGCCATTTCTTCAGAAAAACG aaaaggaagaaaaactGGATAATGTTGCCAATGGTACGGCGGAAGATGGATGGATATCACCTAACAGACAAAGTGGTAGTCCCAGATGCAGTCATAGTCGCCAAAGTTCCAATGCATCTTCCAGTTCGATGCAGTATAAGAGATGGGTAGACGTAATTACAG TCCCGTTAATGATGGCATACGTGACGAGATATATATTCGGAACCGACAAGCTAAGGAGAAACGCGTTCGAAGTGAGAGGACTTAATGGGGCACGTACAGGAGTGATACATTGCGACGATAGTGCTATTCTCAGTCAAtggttaaaatatataactgaTAATATTACAGGATTGACGCATTTGCag ATGAAATTGTACAATCGTAATTTTGGAGTTGGCGAGCGTATAGAATACATGGGCTGGGTGAACGAGGCGGTGAGCAATAGTAATCAACCGTGGCAGAGTTATAGACCGAGATTCTTGGCTTTGAAAGGACcggatttattattattcgagACACCTCCT TGCAACATAGGCGACTGGTCACGCTGCGCGTTGACTTTTAAGGTGTACCAGACGATGTTCCGCGTGATGCGCGAATCGGAGAATGTGGATGAGCGGCAGCATTGCTTCCTGGCGCAGAGTCCAGGAAAACCGCCGCGTTATTTGAGTGTCGAAACCAGGCAGGAGCTTTTGAGGGTCGAGGCAGCGTGGCACACCGCCATATGTTCGGCTGTTACATATTTAAAG AGTAAAACCTTTCCAGTAACTTTCAACAGCAGAAGCGCGGGTCTAACGTTAGAGTGGACTCAAGGATTTACGTTGTCGTATGAAGGAATCGGCGAGATCGCGTGGCGTTACAAATTTTCTCAATTGAGAGGGTCCAGCGATGACGGTAAAAGTAGGCTTAAATTGCACTTCCAAGAGCCGGACAGTATCGCTATCGAAACAAAG GAATTGGAGTGTTCCCAGTTGCAAAACTTGTTGTTCTGTATGCATGCGTTTCTTACCGCGAAGGTAGCTGCGGTAGATCCTACGTTTTTAACGTCGACCACTCCGTAA
- the LOC105200557 gene encoding gamma-1-syntrophin isoform X5 — MKFSALQVRTGMVTVSDGKSKPVPMRLHLSMEVLKLQREDLEAANHNKPPLDAKERMVQITRQKVGGLGLSIKGGAEHKLPVLISRIYKGQAADQCGQLFVGDAIIKVNGEYITACNHDDAVNILRNAGDIVVLTVKHYRAAKPFLQKNEKEEKLDNVANGTAEDGWISPNRQSGSPRCSHSRQSSNASSSSMQYKRWVDVITVPLMMAYVTRYIFGTDKLRRNAFEVRGLNGARTGVIHCDDSAILSQWLKYITDNITGLTHLQMKLYNRNFGVGERIEYMGWVNEAVSNSNQPWQSYRPRFLALKGPDLLLFETPPVCCNIGDWSRCALTFKVYQTMFRVMRESENVDERQHCFLAQSPGKPPRYLSVETRQELLRVEAAWHTAICSAVTYLKSKTFPVTFNSRSAGLTLEWTQGFTLSYEGIGEIAWRYKFSQLRGSSDDGKSRLKLHFQEPDSIAIETKELECSQLQNLLFCMHAFLTAKVAAVDPTFLTSTTP; from the exons ATGAAATTCTCTGCGCTACAG GTGCGGACGGGGATGGTTACAGTTAGCGATGGGAAAAGCAAACCCGTGCCGATGCGTTTGCACTTATCTATGGAGGTATTGAAGCTTCAACGGGAGGATCTCGAG GCAGCGAATCACAATAAGCCACCTTTGGACGCTAAGGAGCGTATGGTGCAAATCACCAGGCAGAAGGTCGGTGGTTTGGGGCTAAGTATAAAGGGCGGAGCGGAACATAAGCTTCCAGTACTCATATCGAGGATCTATAAGGGTCAGGCCGCCGATCAGTGCGGCCAGCTCTTTGTAGGAGACGCAATTATTAAAG TGAACGGCGAGTATATTACGGCTTGCAACCATGACGACGCTGTCAATATTTTGAGGAATGCTGGTGATATAGTAGTTCTAACGGTCAAACATTATCGAGCGGCCAAGCCATTTCTTCAGAAAAACG aaaaggaagaaaaactGGATAATGTTGCCAATGGTACGGCGGAAGATGGATGGATATCACCTAACAGACAAAGTGGTAGTCCCAGATGCAGTCATAGTCGCCAAAGTTCCAATGCATCTTCCAGTTCGATGCAGTATAAGAGATGGGTAGACGTAATTACAG TCCCGTTAATGATGGCATACGTGACGAGATATATATTCGGAACCGACAAGCTAAGGAGAAACGCGTTCGAAGTGAGAGGACTTAATGGGGCACGTACAGGAGTGATACATTGCGACGATAGTGCTATTCTCAGTCAAtggttaaaatatataactgaTAATATTACAGGATTGACGCATTTGCag ATGAAATTGTACAATCGTAATTTTGGAGTTGGCGAGCGTATAGAATACATGGGCTGGGTGAACGAGGCGGTGAGCAATAGTAATCAACCGTGGCAGAGTTATAGACCGAGATTCTTGGCTTTGAAAGGACcggatttattattattcgagACACCTCCTGTATGT TGCAACATAGGCGACTGGTCACGCTGCGCGTTGACTTTTAAGGTGTACCAGACGATGTTCCGCGTGATGCGCGAATCGGAGAATGTGGATGAGCGGCAGCATTGCTTCCTGGCGCAGAGTCCAGGAAAACCGCCGCGTTATTTGAGTGTCGAAACCAGGCAGGAGCTTTTGAGGGTCGAGGCAGCGTGGCACACCGCCATATGTTCGGCTGTTACATATTTAAAG AGTAAAACCTTTCCAGTAACTTTCAACAGCAGAAGCGCGGGTCTAACGTTAGAGTGGACTCAAGGATTTACGTTGTCGTATGAAGGAATCGGCGAGATCGCGTGGCGTTACAAATTTTCTCAATTGAGAGGGTCCAGCGATGACGGTAAAAGTAGGCTTAAATTGCACTTCCAAGAGCCGGACAGTATCGCTATCGAAACAAAG GAATTGGAGTGTTCCCAGTTGCAAAACTTGTTGTTCTGTATGCATGCGTTTCTTACCGCGAAGGTAGCTGCGGTAGATCCTACGTTTTTAACGTCGACCACTCCGTAA
- the LOC105200557 gene encoding gamma-1-syntrophin isoform X2 yields MRINATKMSTPIEEKIDQKLKVRTGMVTVSDGKSKPVPMRLHLSMEVLKLQREDLEAANHNKPPLDAKERMVQITRQKVGGLGLSIKGGAEHKLPVLISRIYKGQAADQCGQLFVGDAIIKVNGEYITACNHDDAVNILRNAGDIVVLTVKHYRAAKPFLQKNEKEEKLDNVANGTAEDGWISPNRQSGSPRCSHSRQSSNASSSSMQYKRWVDVITVPLMMAYVTRYIFGTDKLRRNAFEVRGLNGARTGVIHCDDSAILSQWLKYITDNITGLTHLQMKLYNRNFGVGERIEYMGWVNEAVSNSNQPWQSYRPRFLALKGPDLLLFETPPVCCNIGDWSRCALTFKVYQTMFRVMRESENVDERQHCFLAQSPGKPPRYLSVETRQELLRVEAAWHTAICSAVTYLKSKTFPVTFNSRSAGLTLEWTQGFTLSYEGIGEIAWRYKFSQLRGSSDDGKSRLKLHFQEPDSIAIETKELECSQLQNLLFCMHAFLTAKVAAVDPTFLTSTTP; encoded by the exons ATGAGAATCAACGCGACGAAGATGAGCACTCCGATCGAGGAGAAGATTGACCAGAAGTTGAAG GTGCGGACGGGGATGGTTACAGTTAGCGATGGGAAAAGCAAACCCGTGCCGATGCGTTTGCACTTATCTATGGAGGTATTGAAGCTTCAACGGGAGGATCTCGAG GCAGCGAATCACAATAAGCCACCTTTGGACGCTAAGGAGCGTATGGTGCAAATCACCAGGCAGAAGGTCGGTGGTTTGGGGCTAAGTATAAAGGGCGGAGCGGAACATAAGCTTCCAGTACTCATATCGAGGATCTATAAGGGTCAGGCCGCCGATCAGTGCGGCCAGCTCTTTGTAGGAGACGCAATTATTAAAG TGAACGGCGAGTATATTACGGCTTGCAACCATGACGACGCTGTCAATATTTTGAGGAATGCTGGTGATATAGTAGTTCTAACGGTCAAACATTATCGAGCGGCCAAGCCATTTCTTCAGAAAAACG aaaaggaagaaaaactGGATAATGTTGCCAATGGTACGGCGGAAGATGGATGGATATCACCTAACAGACAAAGTGGTAGTCCCAGATGCAGTCATAGTCGCCAAAGTTCCAATGCATCTTCCAGTTCGATGCAGTATAAGAGATGGGTAGACGTAATTACAG TCCCGTTAATGATGGCATACGTGACGAGATATATATTCGGAACCGACAAGCTAAGGAGAAACGCGTTCGAAGTGAGAGGACTTAATGGGGCACGTACAGGAGTGATACATTGCGACGATAGTGCTATTCTCAGTCAAtggttaaaatatataactgaTAATATTACAGGATTGACGCATTTGCag ATGAAATTGTACAATCGTAATTTTGGAGTTGGCGAGCGTATAGAATACATGGGCTGGGTGAACGAGGCGGTGAGCAATAGTAATCAACCGTGGCAGAGTTATAGACCGAGATTCTTGGCTTTGAAAGGACcggatttattattattcgagACACCTCCTGTATGT TGCAACATAGGCGACTGGTCACGCTGCGCGTTGACTTTTAAGGTGTACCAGACGATGTTCCGCGTGATGCGCGAATCGGAGAATGTGGATGAGCGGCAGCATTGCTTCCTGGCGCAGAGTCCAGGAAAACCGCCGCGTTATTTGAGTGTCGAAACCAGGCAGGAGCTTTTGAGGGTCGAGGCAGCGTGGCACACCGCCATATGTTCGGCTGTTACATATTTAAAG AGTAAAACCTTTCCAGTAACTTTCAACAGCAGAAGCGCGGGTCTAACGTTAGAGTGGACTCAAGGATTTACGTTGTCGTATGAAGGAATCGGCGAGATCGCGTGGCGTTACAAATTTTCTCAATTGAGAGGGTCCAGCGATGACGGTAAAAGTAGGCTTAAATTGCACTTCCAAGAGCCGGACAGTATCGCTATCGAAACAAAG GAATTGGAGTGTTCCCAGTTGCAAAACTTGTTGTTCTGTATGCATGCGTTTCTTACCGCGAAGGTAGCTGCGGTAGATCCTACGTTTTTAACGTCGACCACTCCGTAA
- the LOC105200557 gene encoding gamma-1-syntrophin isoform X4 — translation MKFSALQVRTGMVTVSDGKSKPVPMRLHLSMEVLKLQREDLEQAANHNKPPLDAKERMVQITRQKVGGLGLSIKGGAEHKLPVLISRIYKGQAADQCGQLFVGDAIIKVNGEYITACNHDDAVNILRNAGDIVVLTVKHYRAAKPFLQKNEKEEKLDNVANGTAEDGWISPNRQSGSPRCSHSRQSSNASSSSMQYKRWVDVITVPLMMAYVTRYIFGTDKLRRNAFEVRGLNGARTGVIHCDDSAILSQWLKYITDNITGLTHLQMKLYNRNFGVGERIEYMGWVNEAVSNSNQPWQSYRPRFLALKGPDLLLFETPPVCCNIGDWSRCALTFKVYQTMFRVMRESENVDERQHCFLAQSPGKPPRYLSVETRQELLRVEAAWHTAICSAVTYLKSKTFPVTFNSRSAGLTLEWTQGFTLSYEGIGEIAWRYKFSQLRGSSDDGKSRLKLHFQEPDSIAIETKELECSQLQNLLFCMHAFLTAKVAAVDPTFLTSTTP, via the exons ATGAAATTCTCTGCGCTACAG GTGCGGACGGGGATGGTTACAGTTAGCGATGGGAAAAGCAAACCCGTGCCGATGCGTTTGCACTTATCTATGGAGGTATTGAAGCTTCAACGGGAGGATCTCGAG CAGGCAGCGAATCACAATAAGCCACCTTTGGACGCTAAGGAGCGTATGGTGCAAATCACCAGGCAGAAGGTCGGTGGTTTGGGGCTAAGTATAAAGGGCGGAGCGGAACATAAGCTTCCAGTACTCATATCGAGGATCTATAAGGGTCAGGCCGCCGATCAGTGCGGCCAGCTCTTTGTAGGAGACGCAATTATTAAAG TGAACGGCGAGTATATTACGGCTTGCAACCATGACGACGCTGTCAATATTTTGAGGAATGCTGGTGATATAGTAGTTCTAACGGTCAAACATTATCGAGCGGCCAAGCCATTTCTTCAGAAAAACG aaaaggaagaaaaactGGATAATGTTGCCAATGGTACGGCGGAAGATGGATGGATATCACCTAACAGACAAAGTGGTAGTCCCAGATGCAGTCATAGTCGCCAAAGTTCCAATGCATCTTCCAGTTCGATGCAGTATAAGAGATGGGTAGACGTAATTACAG TCCCGTTAATGATGGCATACGTGACGAGATATATATTCGGAACCGACAAGCTAAGGAGAAACGCGTTCGAAGTGAGAGGACTTAATGGGGCACGTACAGGAGTGATACATTGCGACGATAGTGCTATTCTCAGTCAAtggttaaaatatataactgaTAATATTACAGGATTGACGCATTTGCag ATGAAATTGTACAATCGTAATTTTGGAGTTGGCGAGCGTATAGAATACATGGGCTGGGTGAACGAGGCGGTGAGCAATAGTAATCAACCGTGGCAGAGTTATAGACCGAGATTCTTGGCTTTGAAAGGACcggatttattattattcgagACACCTCCTGTATGT TGCAACATAGGCGACTGGTCACGCTGCGCGTTGACTTTTAAGGTGTACCAGACGATGTTCCGCGTGATGCGCGAATCGGAGAATGTGGATGAGCGGCAGCATTGCTTCCTGGCGCAGAGTCCAGGAAAACCGCCGCGTTATTTGAGTGTCGAAACCAGGCAGGAGCTTTTGAGGGTCGAGGCAGCGTGGCACACCGCCATATGTTCGGCTGTTACATATTTAAAG AGTAAAACCTTTCCAGTAACTTTCAACAGCAGAAGCGCGGGTCTAACGTTAGAGTGGACTCAAGGATTTACGTTGTCGTATGAAGGAATCGGCGAGATCGCGTGGCGTTACAAATTTTCTCAATTGAGAGGGTCCAGCGATGACGGTAAAAGTAGGCTTAAATTGCACTTCCAAGAGCCGGACAGTATCGCTATCGAAACAAAG GAATTGGAGTGTTCCCAGTTGCAAAACTTGTTGTTCTGTATGCATGCGTTTCTTACCGCGAAGGTAGCTGCGGTAGATCCTACGTTTTTAACGTCGACCACTCCGTAA
- the LOC105200557 gene encoding gamma-1-syntrophin isoform X1, which translates to MRINATKMSTPIEEKIDQKLKVRTGMVTVSDGKSKPVPMRLHLSMEVLKLQREDLEQAANHNKPPLDAKERMVQITRQKVGGLGLSIKGGAEHKLPVLISRIYKGQAADQCGQLFVGDAIIKVNGEYITACNHDDAVNILRNAGDIVVLTVKHYRAAKPFLQKNEKEEKLDNVANGTAEDGWISPNRQSGSPRCSHSRQSSNASSSSMQYKRWVDVITVPLMMAYVTRYIFGTDKLRRNAFEVRGLNGARTGVIHCDDSAILSQWLKYITDNITGLTHLQMKLYNRNFGVGERIEYMGWVNEAVSNSNQPWQSYRPRFLALKGPDLLLFETPPVCCNIGDWSRCALTFKVYQTMFRVMRESENVDERQHCFLAQSPGKPPRYLSVETRQELLRVEAAWHTAICSAVTYLKSKTFPVTFNSRSAGLTLEWTQGFTLSYEGIGEIAWRYKFSQLRGSSDDGKSRLKLHFQEPDSIAIETKELECSQLQNLLFCMHAFLTAKVAAVDPTFLTSTTP; encoded by the exons ATGAGAATCAACGCGACGAAGATGAGCACTCCGATCGAGGAGAAGATTGACCAGAAGTTGAAG GTGCGGACGGGGATGGTTACAGTTAGCGATGGGAAAAGCAAACCCGTGCCGATGCGTTTGCACTTATCTATGGAGGTATTGAAGCTTCAACGGGAGGATCTCGAG CAGGCAGCGAATCACAATAAGCCACCTTTGGACGCTAAGGAGCGTATGGTGCAAATCACCAGGCAGAAGGTCGGTGGTTTGGGGCTAAGTATAAAGGGCGGAGCGGAACATAAGCTTCCAGTACTCATATCGAGGATCTATAAGGGTCAGGCCGCCGATCAGTGCGGCCAGCTCTTTGTAGGAGACGCAATTATTAAAG TGAACGGCGAGTATATTACGGCTTGCAACCATGACGACGCTGTCAATATTTTGAGGAATGCTGGTGATATAGTAGTTCTAACGGTCAAACATTATCGAGCGGCCAAGCCATTTCTTCAGAAAAACG aaaaggaagaaaaactGGATAATGTTGCCAATGGTACGGCGGAAGATGGATGGATATCACCTAACAGACAAAGTGGTAGTCCCAGATGCAGTCATAGTCGCCAAAGTTCCAATGCATCTTCCAGTTCGATGCAGTATAAGAGATGGGTAGACGTAATTACAG TCCCGTTAATGATGGCATACGTGACGAGATATATATTCGGAACCGACAAGCTAAGGAGAAACGCGTTCGAAGTGAGAGGACTTAATGGGGCACGTACAGGAGTGATACATTGCGACGATAGTGCTATTCTCAGTCAAtggttaaaatatataactgaTAATATTACAGGATTGACGCATTTGCag ATGAAATTGTACAATCGTAATTTTGGAGTTGGCGAGCGTATAGAATACATGGGCTGGGTGAACGAGGCGGTGAGCAATAGTAATCAACCGTGGCAGAGTTATAGACCGAGATTCTTGGCTTTGAAAGGACcggatttattattattcgagACACCTCCTGTATGT TGCAACATAGGCGACTGGTCACGCTGCGCGTTGACTTTTAAGGTGTACCAGACGATGTTCCGCGTGATGCGCGAATCGGAGAATGTGGATGAGCGGCAGCATTGCTTCCTGGCGCAGAGTCCAGGAAAACCGCCGCGTTATTTGAGTGTCGAAACCAGGCAGGAGCTTTTGAGGGTCGAGGCAGCGTGGCACACCGCCATATGTTCGGCTGTTACATATTTAAAG AGTAAAACCTTTCCAGTAACTTTCAACAGCAGAAGCGCGGGTCTAACGTTAGAGTGGACTCAAGGATTTACGTTGTCGTATGAAGGAATCGGCGAGATCGCGTGGCGTTACAAATTTTCTCAATTGAGAGGGTCCAGCGATGACGGTAAAAGTAGGCTTAAATTGCACTTCCAAGAGCCGGACAGTATCGCTATCGAAACAAAG GAATTGGAGTGTTCCCAGTTGCAAAACTTGTTGTTCTGTATGCATGCGTTTCTTACCGCGAAGGTAGCTGCGGTAGATCCTACGTTTTTAACGTCGACCACTCCGTAA